The following nucleotide sequence is from Chloracidobacterium validum.
CACTGAGTAATCCAATCCGAAGAGGGGACATAGGCTCAGCCTCCAAGGTGTAACGTCGTGAGGGTTGATGGTGTGGCAACTGAAGAACGCGCCGGTTCAGCCGCCAAGTGGTCAGGTTTCGCAAAGTGTTAACATTATTACATGATTAGAGAGGACTAGACAAGTCAGCCCGGCGCATGGGAAAAGAAAGTCATTGCGCTTTGTGAAGCCTGTGCTATCATCCGTGCTTTTCTGGGAAATTATGGTGCAGGGCACCGAGGAGGTTTATGCCGGCGTAGCTCAGTTGGTAGAGCAACTGACTTGTAATCAGTAGGTCGCGGGTTCGAGTCCCATCGCCGGCTCTTCAGAAAGGATCGTTGCAGGGGTGGCCGAGCGGTCAATGGCAGCAGACTGTAAATCTGCCCTCCGAGTGAGTTCACAGGTTCGAATCCTGTCCCCTGCACCAGCTTGGACCTGAGCGGGAGTAACTCAGTGGTAGAGTCACGGCCTTCCAAGCCGTTGGTCGCGAGTTCGAATCTCGTCTCCCGCTCCATCCACGCCCATATAGCTCAGTCGGTAGAGCACTTCCTTGGTAAGGAAGAGGTCACCGGTTCAAGTCCGGTTATGGGCTCTTGTGATTTTCGCGCGCCGTCCACCTCGCTGGTGGACGACGCACTATTTTTCGCGGCAACTCGCGCGGTTATTCATTGAGGTCTTGACATGTCAAAGGAGAAATTCGATCGGAGTAAAACGCACGTCAACATTGGGACGATTGGACACGTGGATCACGGGAAGACGACGTTGACGGCAGCGATTACGACGGTGTTGGCGAAGCGGAATCCGAAGGTGCAGAAGAAGAGCTACGACCAGATAGATGCGGCGCCGGAGGAGAAAGCGCGTGGGATTACGATCAACACGGCGCACGTGGAGTATGAGACGGCGACGCGGCACTATGCGCACGTGGACTGCCCTGGGCATGCGGACTACATCAAGAACATGATCACGGGGGCGGCGCAGATGGATGGGGCGATTTTGGTGGTGGCGGCGACGGACGGGCCGATGCCCCAGACGCGGGAACACATTTTGCTGGCGCGGCAGGTTGGGGTGCCGGCGATGGTGGTGTTCATGAACAAGTGCGACATGGTGGATGACGCGGAGTTGCTGGACTTGGTGGAGTTGGAAGTGCGGGAGTTGTTGTCGAAGTATGACTTTCCTGGGGATGACATTCCGGTGATTCGGGGGAGCGCCCTGGGTGGACTGAACGGGGAAGCGAAGTGGGAGGAAAAGATTGAGGAGCTGATGGCGGCGGTGGACAACTACATTCCGACGCCGGTGCGGGACATTGACAAGCCGTTTTTGATGCCTGTGGAGGATGTGTTTTCGATATCTGGGCGTGGGACGGTGGCGACGGGGCGCGTGGAGCGCGGGGTCGTGAAGGTGTCGGACGAGGTTGAGGTGGTTGGGATTCGGGAGACGCGCAAGACGGTGGTGACCGGGGTGGAGATGTTCCGGAAGCTGCTGGATCAGGGGCAGGCCGGGGACAACGTAGGGTTGCTGCTGCGGGGCGTGGATCGGCGGGACATCGAGCGGGGGCAGGTGATAGCGAAGCCTGGGACGATTACGCCGCACACGAAGTTCAAGGCAGAGGTGTACGTGTTGACGAAGG
It contains:
- the tuf gene encoding elongation factor Tu; amino-acid sequence: MSKEKFDRSKTHVNIGTIGHVDHGKTTLTAAITTVLAKRNPKVQKKSYDQIDAAPEEKARGITINTAHVEYETATRHYAHVDCPGHADYIKNMITGAAQMDGAILVVAATDGPMPQTREHILLARQVGVPAMVVFMNKCDMVDDAELLDLVELEVRELLSKYDFPGDDIPVIRGSALGGLNGEAKWEEKIEELMAAVDNYIPTPVRDIDKPFLMPVEDVFSISGRGTVATGRVERGVVKVSDEVEVVGIRETRKTVVTGVEMFRKLLDQGQAGDNVGLLLRGVDRRDIERGQVIAKPGTITPHTKFKAEVYVLTKEEGGRHTPFFKGYRPQFYFRTTDVTGVAELPDGVEMVMPGDNVALAVELITPIAMEKGLRFAIREGSRTVGAGTISEIIE